The following are encoded together in the Borrelia coriaceae genome:
- a CDS encoding chromosome replication/partitioning protein, whose amino-acid sequence MLKNTIVLNDREEGLMDISEEEEYENYKHALKKSMVNDIENKIQIMEILYNIKDKKLYRIDGYESFNSFIKGFLIAKTQAYLYLKVYEEVLKGCLSIKEIKDKGMIEVYRNIKAKEMNNKKSKQNTIKPLRFQLKSQASYDFYKKNAKFTGFLLDKLFATDRKYLDKLLKEYFGLSIKKNQRI is encoded by the coding sequence ATGTTAAAGAATACAATTGTTTTAAATGATAGAGAAGAGGGTTTAATGGATATTTCAGAGGAAGAAGAATATGAAAATTATAAACATGCTTTAAAGAAAAGCATGGTCAATGATATTGAAAATAAAATTCAAATAATGGAAATATTATACAATATAAAAGATAAAAAACTTTATCGTATTGATGGATATGAAAGTTTTAATTCTTTTATTAAAGGATTTTTAATCGCAAAAACACAAGCTTATTTATATTTAAAAGTGTATGAAGAAGTTTTGAAAGGTTGTTTGAGTATAAAAGAGATTAAAGATAAGGGAATGATAGAAGTTTATAGAAATATAAAGGCAAAAGAGATGAATAACAAAAAGTCAAAACAAAATACAATCAAACCTTTGCGTTTTCAGCTTAAAAGCCAAGCAAGTTATGATTTCTATAAGAAGAATGCAAAATTTACAGGGTTTTTATTAGATAAACTATTTGCAACTGATAGAAAATATTTAGATAAATTGTTGAAGGAATATTTTGGTTTGTCGATTAAAAAGAATCAAAGAATATAA
- a CDS encoding variable large family protein translates to MRINIKNIKVKSICATLFISLFLSCNNGVIEELEKRNQFLSSLANLGNDFLSVFASFGDSLGGVLGFNKDTKKSEVGDYFKKVKETVEGIKGKLNAIVENMRSANNPNVNRVNNAVNELVDEKFEKIIRGASDAEKGANGEKLLGNIDGSNVGVVGDGMESLIKGIQLIVEVVLKDKGNPDAGTDKRAEDGGTRTSGTAAGKLFDSNNAGSSTAAKKSATDAAKAVGAVTGADILKAIATGPEGKAATIAKYNTGNGNAADNKNDAVIAGGIALRAMAKGGKFANASDSDSDYADAVKGAAVSAVTKALNTLTIAIRKTINEGLKTVKEAMKINPSDTPVTIEDGISN, encoded by the coding sequence ATGAGAATAAATATTAAAAATATTAAGGTAAAAAGTATTTGTGCAACATTATTTATCTCTTTATTCCTTTCTTGTAATAATGGAGTAATAGAAGAACTTGAGAAGAGGAATCAATTCTTATCCTCTCTTGCTAATTTAGGTAATGACTTCTTATCTGTCTTTGCTTCTTTTGGGGATTCACTTGGCGGTGTTTTAGGATTTAATAAGGATACTAAAAAGTCTGAGGTTGGAGATTACTTTAAAAAAGTAAAAGAGACTGTAGAAGGAATTAAGGGTAAGCTTAATGCAATTGTTGAGAACATGAGATCTGCAAATAATCCTAACGTTAATAGAGTAAATAATGCTGTTAATGAATTAGTTGATGAAAAATTTGAAAAAATAATTAGAGGTGCAAGTGATGCTGAGAAAGGTGCTAATGGAGAAAAATTACTTGGTAATATCGATGGTAGCAATGTTGGTGTTGTTGGCGATGGGATGGAAAGTCTAATAAAGGGAATTCAATTAATTGTGGAAGTAGTACTTAAAGATAAGGGAAATCCTGATGCTGGAACTGATAAAAGGGCTGAAGATGGTGGGACAAGAACCAGTGGAACTGCTGCAGGCAAGTTGTTTGATAGTAACAATGCTGGTTCTAGTACTGCAGCAAAGAAATCAGCAACTGATGCAGCGAAAGCTGTTGGGGCAGTAACAGGTGCTGATATCCTAAAAGCTATTGCGACAGGTCCTGAAGGCAAAGCTGCTACCATAGCTAAATACAATACAGGCAATGGTAATGCTGCTGATAATAAAAATGATGCAGTTATTGCAGGAGGTATAGCATTAAGGGCTATGGCTAAAGGTGGTAAATTTGCTAATGCTAGTGATTCTGATAGTGATTATGCTGATGCAGTTAAAGGGGCAGCAGTAAGTGCGGTAACTAAGGCACTAAATACATTAACTATAGCAATAAGAAAAACAATTAATGAAGGACTTAAAACTGTTAAAGAAGCAATGAAAATTAATCCTAGTGATACTCCTGTAACTATTGAAGATGGTATTTCTAATTAA
- a CDS encoding DUF226 domain-containing protein: MNLLNKLEKIKGKSKLNSVFSKIESENTRTIYYTKIFNDIFAFGSSKKEKGKFFISLRSLFDIDKKGAFHLFSLKEQNEDKFLGMYYGFKRLTKPIFLKYKDNVTKTIETSPIYRPYYIEFRFKKGSIFCYIKAIHALKNKEKFKKNYAQNLLERIINLEKEVYKFYDKKLPNGGIITRWIRTNQR, from the coding sequence ATGAACCTATTAAATAAACTAGAAAAAATCAAAGGTAAAAGCAAATTAAATAGTGTATTTTCTAAAATAGAAAGTGAAAATACCAGAACAATTTACTATACAAAAATATTTAATGATATATTTGCTTTTGGGAGTAGCAAAAAGGAAAAGGGTAAATTTTTTATTTCTCTAAGGAGTTTATTTGACATTGATAAAAAGGGTGCATTTCATTTATTTAGTCTTAAAGAACAAAATGAAGATAAATTTTTAGGCATGTATTATGGATTTAAAAGATTAACAAAACCAATATTTCTTAAATATAAAGATAATGTCACAAAAACCATTGAAACTTCACCTATATATAGGCCTTATTATATAGAATTTAGATTTAAAAAGGGCAGTATCTTTTGTTATATAAAAGCAATCCATGCCTTAAAAAACAAAGAAAAGTTTAAGAAAAATTATGCTCAAAATCTGTTAGAACGAATTATTAACTTAGAAAAAGAAGTATATAAATTTTATGACAAGAAACTGCCAAATGGGGGTATCATAACCAGATGGATAAGAACAAACCAGAGATAA
- a CDS encoding ParA family protein, producing the protein MDKNKPEIISIANIKGGVGKSVLTIIFGYILKDIGKKVLVIDFDPQNSLTSYFFKYVKNLSRNNVYALLKENSNFSLDKYLSKIHENIYLIPSHPNLHLFNKENTSYKELCLKHRLTNSLSHYNFDYVIIDTPPNLDSLLDNALNITDRLVIPIQVERFSVESLSILMKYIERISMYIGKDIDISIVENQFMKNRNTFKSIENSIKNKYGRYIKGKIHFYNKIKVFTNNLQEPSSKEAYYQEGLESLKNILKI; encoded by the coding sequence ATGGATAAGAACAAACCAGAGATAATTAGTATTGCAAATATTAAGGGGGGTGTTGGTAAAAGTGTTTTAACCATTATTTTTGGTTATATCTTAAAAGATATCGGCAAAAAAGTTTTAGTCATAGATTTTGATCCTCAGAATAGTTTAACTAGTTATTTTTTTAAGTATGTAAAGAACTTGAGCAGAAATAATGTTTATGCTCTTTTAAAGGAAAATTCAAATTTTAGTTTAGATAAGTATTTGAGTAAGATACATGAAAATATATATCTTATACCTTCTCATCCTAATTTACACCTTTTCAATAAGGAAAACACATCTTATAAGGAACTTTGTTTAAAACATCGATTAACAAACTCTTTGTCCCATTATAATTTTGATTATGTGATAATCGACACTCCTCCTAATTTAGATTCACTTTTAGATAATGCTTTAAATATTACGGATAGACTTGTGATACCTATTCAAGTTGAGAGATTTTCTGTTGAAAGCTTGTCCATATTAATGAAATACATCGAAAGAATTTCTATGTATATAGGTAAAGATATTGATATTTCTATAGTAGAAAATCAGTTTATGAAAAATAGAAATACTTTTAAAAGTATAGAGAATTCAATTAAGAATAAATATGGTAGATATATTAAAGGAAAAATTCATTTTTATAATAAAATAAAAGTTTTTACAAATAATTTACAGGAACCTAGCTCCAAGGAGGCTTATTATCAAGAAGGTTTAGAATCTTTAAAGAATATATTAAAAATTTAG